A region of the Granulicella aggregans genome:
TCTCAGAATCGCTGAGCATCAACTGTTCTGAGGGATCCTTCAACGCTGTTCCAGTCAAACGGAGGAGGCCTGCTTCTTTGGCGAAGAACGCGATGCGTTGCGCGGCTGCCTGCGGAGACAGACCTTCTGTGCGGATGTTTGAGATGCAGTTGCGTTCGGCGTTTGTGCGGCCGATCCGCGGCTCCCATGTGATGTAGGCACCAAGCGAGTCTGCCGCAGACAAGCCCGGCCGTTCCCCGATCAGCACCACCGTAAGCTGCGCTCCCAAGGCCTCGCCAATCTCGTCGCCGAGGGCGACACGCGCCTGCTCCGCGATCACGATCCGCGTTAGCTCCCACTCGGGTTGCACCAACGGCAATAGGGAATCAATCACTGCGATGGCGTTCCGGTCGGTTGCCAGCGCCGAGAGTCCGTCCGCGACGATGATCGTAAGCCGAGGCTTAGCGTTGTCGCCGCGCTCTGATTGAAGCGCCGCCTTGGCCGAAGTGCTTAAGGTTCGGCCAAGGTCTGGTCGCCTGAGGTACGTCGCGCGATCAGGAGCCGCGCTCTTCACCGCGACCGCCTCCAGTCCACGCGCCCGAAGCTCGTTGAGCAGCGTTGGCAAGCTCAGATGCGCGTGTACCGCGTCGCGGGCCTGCGCATGGTCGCGGGCGAAGGCGAGCGTGTCATGTGTGGTGATGCTGTTGCCCGTTCGTGCCAGCGCTACCCGGGCGGGCGTCAATGCGCGCAGATCACCTTCAATGAGAGTGGCATCGCCCTTCGTCGCCAGCGCCGCGCGGTTGTCAGACAAGGATTGCCGATCCATCCTTCGCCTCACTTCCGAAGACCCTGCGATACCGCGCGATCTCCTCCGGCGGCCCCGTCGCCTTGCGAAGATTGTCGGAGAGCTTCACGGCCGGCCGCCCCTCCACTGACTTCAGCTTACAGACGAGGCTGATCGGTTCCAGCGCATCGTCGCCGCGCGGATGACAGCCGCGGAAGTCGTTCGTCAATAGCGTGCCCCAGCCTGCGCTGAACCGGATGCGCTCGTTGAAGTAGGCGTGAAGCTCGAGAATCTGTTCGACATCCAAACCATCGGAGGCGATGAAGCGCTTCTTCCTTGCGTCCCTGCCATGCTTCGTTAGCCACGCAATATACTCATCGCCAGCAATCAGCGGGTCTTTGCTGTCGCAACGTTGTCCGGTCCAATCCGCGACCCAGTCGGGTGCACCTTCGAGAAACTGCGTGGTGCCAAAGGTGTCGGGCAGCATCACCAGAAGTTCGCCGCCGTAACTCTGTTGCCATAGCTCGAGCACTCGATACTGCGAGGCGTGCACCTCCGCATCGTCGTTCGCCAACGCGGCCAGTGCCATCGGCAATTCGTGCGCGTTGGTGCCGATCGCTTCGAGGTCGTGCTTGTACGCGAGATGCGTATTCGACGACCCCGTGAAGCTGGCTCCAAGCGAGGTGCGCAGAGCGACGACGACGTACTCCTGCCACAAAAAAGAGTGACGGCGTCGCGTTCCAAACTCCGAGAGCCGCACCCCCGGCACGGTACGAAGGCGCTCAATCTTATCCCATAGCTTCGTCTTCGCTCGCGCATACAGCACATCAAGTTCAAGTTCAGAGAGCACAGCAAGCGCCGACCGGGTCCGCATCTCGCTCACTAGAGCCAGAGCATAGATCTCCCACATCGTCACCTCGGACCACAGGCCGGAGAATCGGAGCATCAACTGTCCCTCCTGCTCGCCGTTGAGCGGAAGGATCTCATAGTCAGATAGTTTGAACCCATGTTCGAGCCAGTCCAGAAACGCGG
Encoded here:
- the eutC gene encoding ethanolamine ammonia-lyase subunit EutC produces the protein MSDNRAALATKGDATLIEGDLRALTPARVALARTGNSITTHDTLAFARDHAQARDAVHAHLSLPTLLNELRARGLEAVAVKSAAPDRATYLRRPDLGRTLSTSAKAALQSERGDNAKPRLTIIVADGLSALATDRNAIAVIDSLLPLVQPEWELTRIVIAEQARVALGDEIGEALGAQLTVVLIGERPGLSAADSLGAYITWEPRIGRTNAERNCISNIRTEGLSPQAAAQRIAFFAKEAGLLRLTGTALKDPSEQLMLSDSESGS
- the pncB gene encoding nicotinate phosphoribosyltransferase — encoded protein: MQVNFAERAHNHNWKLDPIVRSLLDTDFYKLLMLQFIWKNFPQAHVTSEVFNRTLTVKLAEHIPIDLLRQQMEYVRGLRFRKSELIWLAGNTFYGTRSIFEPAFLDWLEHGFKLSDYEILPLNGEQEGQLMLRFSGLWSEVTMWEIYALALVSEMRTRSALAVLSELELDVLYARAKTKLWDKIERLRTVPGVRLSEFGTRRRHSFLWQEYVVVALRTSLGASFTGSSNTHLAYKHDLEAIGTNAHELPMALAALANDDAEVHASQYRVLELWQQSYGGELLVMLPDTFGTTQFLEGAPDWVADWTGQRCDSKDPLIAGDEYIAWLTKHGRDARKKRFIASDGLDVEQILELHAYFNERIRFSAGWGTLLTNDFRGCHPRGDDALEPISLVCKLKSVEGRPAVKLSDNLRKATGPPEEIARYRRVFGSEAKDGSAILV